A region from the Chloroflexota bacterium genome encodes:
- a CDS encoding amidohydrolase family protein: protein MIIDFHTHIFPPEVKERRQECVGPDPCFAELFASPKARIATAEELIASMDEAEVDVSVALNMGWASHENCKRTNDYILEAASRYPKRLIPFCAIQPKAGDAAIAELERCARGGARGIGEMRSDTQGFDLADKEVMGPVVEVARKHNLIFLTHASEPVGHQYPGKGEITPDSLYRFILNYPELTVVCAHWGGGLPFYALMPEVASALKNTFFDTAATPFLYRAQVFERVAEIAGADKILFGSDNPLISPRRVIAQIESVDLPQEAKSLILGGNAQRLLGWS, encoded by the coding sequence GTGATCATTGATTTTCATACCCATATTTTCCCACCTGAGGTGAAGGAGAGGCGGCAGGAGTGTGTTGGCCCTGATCCCTGCTTTGCGGAACTCTTTGCCTCTCCCAAAGCCAGGATCGCCACTGCTGAAGAACTGATCGCCAGCATGGATGAAGCTGAGGTGGATGTGTCGGTGGCGCTTAATATGGGGTGGGCGAGCCACGAGAACTGTAAGCGAACCAACGATTATATCCTCGAAGCGGCCTCTCGCTATCCGAAGCGCCTGATACCCTTTTGCGCTATACAGCCGAAGGCCGGCGATGCGGCCATAGCTGAACTGGAGCGCTGTGCCCGGGGTGGAGCGAGGGGCATTGGGGAGATGAGATCGGATACCCAGGGCTTCGACCTGGCGGATAAAGAGGTAATGGGGCCGGTTGTCGAGGTGGCCAGAAAGCATAATCTCATCTTTCTCACCCATGCCTCAGAGCCTGTGGGGCATCAATATCCGGGGAAGGGCGAGATTACGCCAGACTCTTTGTATCGTTTCATCTTGAATTACCCCGAGCTGACGGTGGTCTGCGCCCACTGGGGTGGGGGACTGCCTTTCTATGCCCTGATGCCGGAGGTGGCTTCTGCACTGAAGAACACCTTCTTTGATACTGCCGCTACTCCTTTTCTATACCGCGCTCAAGTCTTTGAGCGTGTTGCAGAGATTGCTGGTGCGGACAAAATTCTCTTTGGCAGTGATAATCCCCTGATTTCTCCCAGAAGGGTCATCGCTCAGATCGAATCGGTGGATTTGCCTCAGGAGGCGAAATCTCTGATCCTGGGGGGTAATGCACAAAGGCTTCTGGGATGGAGCTAG
- the thpR gene encoding RNA 2',3'-cyclic phosphodiesterase, whose product MELVRSFIAIELPAEVRAELASIEEKLKVRRHSFVKWADPESIHLTLKFLGSVSGETIPEIVEAMSLVAQPVCPFTLQIGGTGAFPNWQRPQIVWVGVGGEMGRLATLQRELEAALSPLSFPPESRPFSPHLTLGRLRERVTPEDRRRFGLWAQSVKFEASLSFEVNAVRLMKSQLTSSGPIYSELALVKLKARD is encoded by the coding sequence ATGGAGCTAGTCCGCAGTTTCATCGCTATTGAACTACCTGCTGAAGTAAGGGCTGAGCTTGCCTCTATTGAGGAGAAGCTGAAGGTGAGGCGGCATTCCTTTGTGAAGTGGGCTGATCCGGAGAGTATCCACCTGACTCTCAAATTCCTGGGCAGTGTGTCCGGGGAGACTATACCGGAGATAGTCGAGGCTATGTCCCTGGTGGCCCAGCCGGTATGTCCTTTCACGCTGCAAATCGGGGGCACGGGTGCCTTCCCCAACTGGCAGCGGCCGCAGATTGTCTGGGTAGGGGTTGGGGGTGAAATGGGCAGGTTGGCTACTCTCCAGAGGGAATTGGAGGCAGCGCTTTCTCCACTGAGTTTCCCTCCTGAATCCCGCCCTTTCAGTCCGCACTTGACTCTGGGGCGGCTCAGGGAAAGAGTGACGCCCGAGGATAGACGACGGTTTGGCCTATGGGCTCAGTCGGTGAAGTTCGAAGCCAGCCTTTCTTTTGAGGTCAATGCCGTCAGATTGATGAAGAGCCAGTTGACCTCCAGTGGGCCCATCTACAGCGAGTTGGCCTTAGTGAAACTGAAGGCCCGGGATTAG
- a CDS encoding DUF362 domain-containing protein — protein MDKVKVSIVRAHDYERTGLIPAIESGLTLIGGLDALVKPGSKVFVKINHLSPPSEADKGIVTHPVFVEAVLELLKKAGAEITVGDDISSDAGDGFRISGVRQMCERAGVKLINLKETGFVETNCRGRLLEKVYVSSAVLNADVIINLPKLKTHSLTTLTGGVKNMYGIIPQGFRTRFHAQYIGNEDFSQMLTDIFSVARPHLTIMDGIIAMEGEGPADGKLRKAGVILASKDAVALDAVATRIIGGNPLDIYTTLYSQERGLGIGNLDDIDVVGETIENVMVHDFKLPGSAFATLRGRAPGFLLRFLQDKLAVQPWVNESSCTLCLACEKICPVSAVTVDDTTARIDHSICIACMCCHEVCRFHAITPRRPAVGRAIYLLVDILRRIRARLA, from the coding sequence ATGGATAAGGTGAAAGTGTCGATCGTAAGAGCCCATGACTACGAAAGAACTGGGCTTATTCCAGCCATAGAGAGTGGCCTTACCCTGATTGGTGGGTTAGATGCCCTAGTCAAGCCCGGCAGCAAAGTCTTTGTCAAAATAAATCACCTCTCACCACCCTCTGAAGCAGATAAAGGCATAGTCACCCACCCCGTCTTTGTCGAAGCCGTTCTGGAATTACTGAAAAAGGCCGGTGCAGAAATCACTGTAGGTGATGATATCAGCTCTGATGCCGGAGACGGATTTCGGATCTCGGGTGTCCGTCAGATGTGCGAGAGGGCTGGGGTCAAGTTAATCAACCTTAAAGAGACTGGCTTTGTGGAAACGAATTGCAGAGGCCGTCTTCTAGAGAAGGTGTATGTATCTTCAGCCGTGCTGAATGCAGACGTAATAATCAATCTTCCTAAATTGAAGACGCATTCTCTCACCACTCTCACTGGCGGGGTAAAGAATATGTACGGTATTATCCCCCAGGGTTTCCGTACCAGATTTCACGCCCAGTACATAGGGAACGAAGACTTCAGTCAGATGCTGACGGACATCTTTTCCGTTGCCAGGCCGCACCTGACCATAATGGATGGAATCATTGCCATGGAGGGTGAGGGCCCGGCGGATGGGAAATTGAGGAAGGCGGGGGTGATCCTGGCCAGCAAAGACGCAGTGGCTCTGGATGCCGTAGCTACAAGAATAATTGGCGGGAATCCCCTCGATATCTACACCACCCTTTACTCCCAGGAGCGGGGACTAGGCATCGGTAACCTTGATGATATCGACGTGGTTGGTGAAACCATCGAGAATGTCATGGTTCATGATTTCAAACTTCCAGGCAGCGCCTTCGCCACGCTGAGAGGAAGAGCCCCCGGATTCCTGCTCAGATTCCTGCAAGATAAGCTTGCCGTTCAACCGTGGGTAAACGAATCATCCTGCACTCTATGCCTTGCCTGTGAGAAAATATGCCCTGTGTCTGCAGTCACGGTGGATGATACCACGGCCAGGATCGACCACAGTATTTGTATAGCATGCATGTGCTGCCATGAAGTATGCCGCTTTCATGCCATCACACCCAGGCGGCCGGCTGTGGGCAGAGCAATATACCTTCTGGTTGACATCCTCAGGAGAATCAGGGCACGCCTCGCTTAA